One segment of Dehalococcoidia bacterium DNA contains the following:
- the mtnP gene encoding S-methyl-5'-thioadenosine phosphorylase yields MVEKRARLAVIGGSGLYQMEELSHVEEVLLETPFGPPSDTIVLGTLGGEQVAFLPRHGRGHRILPSELPNLANIYALKLLGVEMVVAVSAVGSLREELAPLHLVVPDQLIDRTRGRPSTFFGQGLVAHIALADPFCPLLRRALVEASRQAGATVHDGGTYVVIEGPAFSTRAESRLYRSWGADIIGMTALPEARLAREAEMCYATLAVVTDYDVWHPHHEDVTAEMILSNLQRGVAMSRQVLRQLIPLLPRERSCPCPNALRDALVTPWQLVPRETVERLRPLIQRYLPPGERG; encoded by the coding sequence ATGGTTGAGAAGCGGGCCCGCCTGGCAGTCATCGGCGGAAGTGGCCTCTACCAGATGGAAGAGCTCTCCCACGTGGAGGAGGTACTCCTAGAGACCCCCTTCGGCCCCCCTTCCGACACCATCGTCCTTGGCACCTTAGGCGGTGAGCAGGTGGCCTTCCTTCCGCGGCACGGGCGGGGGCACCGCATCTTGCCCTCGGAGCTTCCCAACCTGGCCAACATCTATGCCCTCAAGCTGCTAGGGGTGGAGATGGTGGTGGCCGTCTCGGCGGTGGGATCCTTGCGGGAGGAGCTGGCCCCCCTCCACCTGGTGGTGCCCGACCAGCTCATCGACCGTACCCGGGGGCGACCAAGCACCTTCTTCGGCCAAGGGCTGGTGGCCCACATCGCCTTGGCCGACCCCTTCTGCCCCCTCCTGCGCCGCGCCCTGGTGGAGGCATCGCGCCAGGCAGGCGCCACCGTCCACGATGGCGGCACCTACGTGGTCATCGAAGGGCCAGCCTTCTCCACCAGGGCCGAATCCCGCCTCTATCGCTCATGGGGGGCGGACATCATCGGCATGACGGCCTTGCCTGAGGCCCGCCTGGCGCGGGAGGCGGAGATGTGCTATGCCACCCTGGCGGTGGTCACCGACTACGACGTGTGGCACCCTCACCACGAAGACGTCACGGCGGAGATGATCCTGAGCAACTTGCAACGGGGAGTGGCCATGTCCCGCCAGGTGCTGCGCCAGCTCATCCCTCTCCTGCCACGGGAGCGCAGCTGCCCCTGCCCCAACGCCCTCCGCGACGCCCTGGTGACGCCCTGGCAGCTGGTGCCCAGGGAGACCGTGGAGCGCCTTCGCCCCTTAATCCAGAGGTATTTGCCGCCGGGGGAGCGCGGGTGA
- a CDS encoding phosphoglucomutase/phosphomannomutase family protein codes for MTRIRFGTDGWRGIIAADYTFDAVRACAEGFARYLEETGVKRGVVVGYDTRFAAEDFALAAAEVLCAHQIPVFLTPHPTPTPVVAHGILQLGADGAVVITASHNPWRWLGFKVRPSYGGSAPPPVLQRIEALIPAAEEWARIPRLRQDEARRHGLLQDFDPTPGYIRHVEELLDMEAIRGAGLRVVVDPMHGAAAGYLLRLLAGSRTKVWQIRGGRNPIFPGMANPEPIARNLKPLSRAIRRHDAHVGLATDGDGDRLGVVDENGRFLDNQRTFALLTYYLLEVRGLRGPIVKSVTATRMVFPLAQPYSLPIYETGVGFKFLGPKMMEVDAIIAGEESGGCAFRGHLPERDGIFSALCFLDLMVKRGKTPSQLVEELFSRIGPHHYDRIDVEIDEGRREALKACLDALSPSSVGGLQVVGRDTIDGVRLLLDRGWVIFRLSGTEPLLRIYSEVRGEAAEVQRVLADARRLVGV; via the coding sequence ATGACGCGGATACGCTTTGGCACCGACGGTTGGCGGGGCATCATCGCCGCCGACTATACCTTTGATGCCGTCCGCGCCTGCGCCGAAGGGTTCGCCCGATATCTGGAGGAGACGGGTGTAAAGCGAGGCGTGGTGGTGGGCTACGACACCCGCTTCGCCGCCGAGGACTTCGCCCTGGCTGCGGCTGAGGTCCTCTGTGCCCACCAGATACCTGTCTTCCTCACCCCCCACCCCACCCCTACGCCGGTGGTGGCCCACGGCATCCTCCAGTTGGGTGCCGATGGGGCAGTGGTCATCACAGCCAGCCACAACCCCTGGCGGTGGCTGGGCTTTAAGGTGCGCCCCTCCTACGGCGGAAGCGCGCCCCCGCCCGTCCTGCAGCGCATCGAGGCCCTCATTCCCGCTGCCGAAGAGTGGGCACGCATACCCCGCCTCCGGCAGGACGAGGCGCGTCGCCATGGCCTTTTGCAGGACTTCGACCCTACCCCCGGCTACATCCGCCATGTGGAGGAACTCCTGGATATGGAGGCTATAAGAGGGGCCGGCCTGCGCGTGGTGGTGGACCCCATGCACGGCGCCGCCGCTGGCTACCTTCTTCGCCTCCTGGCCGGCAGTCGCACCAAGGTGTGGCAGATAAGGGGCGGGCGTAACCCCATCTTCCCAGGCATGGCCAACCCCGAGCCCATAGCTCGCAACCTAAAGCCCCTTTCCAGGGCCATCCGCCGCCACGACGCCCATGTGGGCCTGGCCACCGATGGCGATGGCGACCGCCTCGGGGTAGTGGACGAGAACGGTCGCTTCCTGGACAACCAGCGCACCTTCGCCCTCCTCACCTATTACCTGCTGGAGGTGCGGGGATTACGGGGGCCCATCGTCAAGTCCGTCACCGCCACCCGCATGGTCTTCCCTCTGGCCCAGCCTTACTCACTCCCCATATACGAAACAGGGGTGGGGTTCAAGTTCCTGGGGCCTAAGATGATGGAGGTAGACGCCATCATCGCCGGCGAGGAGTCGGGCGGGTGCGCCTTCCGTGGCCACCTGCCGGAGCGGGACGGCATCTTCTCCGCCCTCTGCTTCTTGGATCTGATGGTCAAGCGGGGGAAGACGCCCTCCCAGCTGGTGGAGGAGCTGTTCTCCCGCATCGGCCCCCACCACTACGACCGCATCGATGTGGAGATAGATGAAGGGCGAAGGGAGGCGCTAAAGGCCTGCCTGGACGCCCTCTCCCCCTCTAGCGTGGGAGGGCTGCAAGTGGTGGGGAGGGACACCATCGACGGTGTCCGCCTTCTCCTGGACAGGGGATGGGTCATCTTCCGCCTCTCGGGCACCGAGCCCCTTCTGCGCATCTACAGCGAGGTCCGGGGAGAGGCAGCGGAGGTGCAGAGGGTGCTGGCCGACGCCCGCCGTCTGGTGGGGGTGTAA
- a CDS encoding nucleotidyltransferase family protein yields MHALIIAGGQGERLRPYTWDRPKPMVEVAGRPILEHQVRWLKQYGVTHVVILCHYKAEVVQDYFGDGSRFGLRISYTVEEKPLGRGGALKLGHTLLPSDADPIVALNGDILTNQPLDRLVAYHRRKGAVATIMLVPLKSPYGIVRMGREGRIREFVEKPRLSFWINGGVYVLSPAIFPLLPDRGDHETTTFPLLAQEGKLYGYRSRAYWRAVDTIKDLREADEEVRALGL; encoded by the coding sequence GTGCACGCCCTTATCATCGCGGGCGGACAGGGCGAGCGACTACGCCCCTACACTTGGGACCGCCCTAAGCCCATGGTGGAGGTAGCTGGCCGTCCCATCCTGGAGCACCAGGTGCGGTGGCTGAAGCAGTATGGCGTCACCCACGTCGTCATCCTCTGCCACTATAAGGCGGAGGTGGTCCAGGACTACTTTGGCGATGGCTCCCGCTTCGGCCTGCGCATCAGCTACACGGTGGAGGAGAAGCCCTTGGGCCGGGGAGGAGCCCTTAAGCTGGGGCACACCCTCCTCCCCTCAGACGCCGACCCCATCGTGGCCCTTAACGGCGATATCCTCACCAACCAGCCCCTGGACCGACTGGTGGCCTACCATCGGCGCAAAGGGGCGGTGGCCACCATCATGCTAGTGCCCCTTAAAAGCCCTTACGGCATCGTTCGCATGGGACGGGAGGGCCGCATCCGGGAATTTGTGGAGAAGCCCCGCCTTTCCTTTTGGATCAACGGTGGCGTCTATGTCCTCTCTCCTGCCATCTTCCCTCTACTGCCCGACCGGGGTGACCATGAGACCACTACCTTCCCATTGCTGGCACAAGAGGGCAAGCTTTACGGCTACCGCAGCCGCGCCTATTGGCGGGCAGTGGACACTATAAAGGATCTCCGGGAGGCCGATGAAGAAGTGAGGGCCCTAGGGCTATGA
- the mtnA gene encoding S-methyl-5-thioribose-1-phosphate isomerase — translation MKRAMEPIAWLGDRVRILDQTLLPHQERHLELRDHRQVAEAIRALRVRGAPLIGIAAAYGLALAALHAPTKDMDAFLAFLEDAAEELRATRPTAVNLSWAVKRLLGKARACTTPHEAQSVVVAEAQALHHQQTEDDLRLARQGALLLPEGAAVLTHCNTGALATGGYGTALGIVKAAWEMGRISHVYLTETRPLLQGARLTAWELTRHGIPCTLVVDGAVGLLLARGLAQAVLVGADRIARSGDVANKIGTYVLAVLAKEHGVPFIVAAPTSTIDLSCPQGAAIPIEERSPEEVRTVMGLPVAPPGVEALNPAFDITPAHLVTAIVTERGVAYPPYGESLPALMSLPEVSHG, via the coding sequence GTGAAAAGAGCCATGGAACCCATAGCCTGGCTGGGCGATAGGGTGCGCATCCTCGACCAGACCCTGCTGCCCCACCAGGAGCGGCACCTGGAGCTGAGGGACCACCGCCAGGTGGCGGAGGCCATTAGGGCCCTGCGAGTGCGGGGAGCGCCCCTTATTGGCATCGCTGCTGCTTATGGCCTGGCCCTGGCCGCCCTCCACGCCCCCACGAAGGACATGGATGCCTTTCTAGCTTTTCTCGAGGACGCAGCAGAGGAGCTGAGAGCCACCCGCCCCACGGCCGTCAACCTCTCTTGGGCCGTGAAGCGCCTCCTGGGCAAAGCCCGTGCCTGCACCACTCCCCACGAGGCCCAGTCGGTGGTGGTGGCCGAGGCGCAGGCGTTGCATCATCAACAGACCGAGGATGACCTGCGCCTGGCCCGCCAGGGCGCCCTCCTCCTCCCGGAGGGTGCAGCGGTCCTCACCCACTGCAACACGGGCGCCCTGGCCACCGGGGGCTACGGCACCGCCTTGGGCATTGTCAAGGCCGCGTGGGAGATGGGGCGCATCTCCCACGTCTACCTCACGGAGACCCGTCCCCTCCTACAGGGTGCACGGCTGACGGCCTGGGAGCTCACACGCCATGGCATCCCCTGCACCCTGGTGGTGGACGGGGCAGTGGGCCTCCTGTTGGCCCGAGGCCTAGCCCAGGCAGTGTTAGTGGGGGCCGACCGCATCGCCCGCAGCGGCGACGTGGCCAACAAGATCGGCACCTATGTCCTGGCCGTGCTGGCCAAGGAGCATGGTGTCCCCTTCATCGTCGCTGCCCCCACCAGCACCATCGACCTATCATGCCCTCAAGGCGCCGCCATACCCATCGAGGAGCGGTCCCCTGAGGAGGTTCGCACGGTCATGGGGCTACCTGTAGCGCCACCCGGCGTGGAGGCCCTCAATCCAGCCTTCGACATCACCCCCGCCCACCTCGTGACGGCCATCGTCACCGAGCGGGGGGTGGCCTATCCCCCTTATGGGGAGTCCCTGCCAGCTCTCATGTCGTTGCCGGAGGTCTCCCATGGTTGA
- a CDS encoding bifunctional phosphoglucose/phosphomannose isomerase, protein MDLLDDPQALGARDPGGMLQAILDLPAQCRRAWQEALALHLPYKGLEGMVVLGMGGSAIAADYLAAICQRPVVAVRGYHLPPWVDETTLVVASSYSGQTEETISAFQEALASPVPKVVITSGGHLLSLAQEHGIPAFVISYKGQPRAALGYSLMPLLAIAQKAGLLDDLGPQVEEALTLAEREAKALGPGGPDPRARDLARRLHGRLPAAYAAQHLVPVARRFKTQLNENAKAWAFFEELPEADHNAVLAYRIPQAVARLALLVFIRAEGLHPRVELRYRLTRRLAEEAGVETIELTAPGTSPLAQMLSATVLCDLASCYLSFLNDVDPTPVPEIDRLKSWMAQYPQ, encoded by the coding sequence GTGGACCTGCTGGACGACCCTCAGGCCCTGGGCGCCCGCGACCCTGGGGGCATGCTGCAGGCCATCTTGGACCTGCCAGCCCAGTGCCGGCGGGCCTGGCAAGAGGCCTTGGCCCTGCACCTCCCCTACAAAGGGCTGGAGGGGATGGTCGTCCTGGGTATGGGGGGCTCCGCCATCGCCGCCGATTATCTGGCGGCCATCTGCCAGCGGCCGGTGGTGGCTGTGCGGGGCTACCACCTCCCCCCATGGGTGGACGAGACGACGCTGGTGGTGGCCTCCAGCTATTCCGGCCAGACGGAGGAGACCATCTCCGCCTTTCAGGAGGCCTTGGCCTCTCCAGTCCCCAAGGTGGTCATCACCTCGGGAGGCCATCTCCTCTCCCTGGCCCAGGAGCATGGCATCCCCGCCTTCGTCATCTCCTATAAGGGCCAGCCCCGCGCCGCCCTGGGCTATAGCCTTATGCCTCTGCTGGCTATAGCCCAAAAGGCGGGGCTTTTGGACGACCTAGGCCCCCAGGTGGAAGAGGCGCTGACCCTGGCGGAGCGGGAGGCCAAGGCCCTAGGCCCCGGCGGCCCCGACCCCCGCGCCCGCGACCTGGCGCGCCGCCTCCACGGCCGGCTGCCCGCGGCCTACGCCGCCCAACACCTGGTCCCTGTGGCCCGCCGCTTCAAGACCCAGCTCAACGAGAACGCCAAGGCTTGGGCCTTCTTCGAGGAGCTGCCGGAGGCCGACCACAACGCCGTCCTCGCTTACCGCATCCCCCAGGCGGTGGCCAGACTAGCCCTTTTGGTCTTTATAAGGGCAGAAGGGCTCCATCCGCGCGTGGAGTTGCGCTACCGCCTCACCCGTCGGCTGGCGGAGGAGGCCGGGGTAGAGACCATAGAGTTGACAGCGCCTGGAACCTCGCCCCTCGCCCAGATGCTCTCGGCCACCGTCCTGTGCGACCTGGCCAGCTGCTACCTGTCGTTCCTCAATGATGTGGACCCCACCCCGGTGCCGGAGATCGACCGCCTCAAGAGCTGGATGGCCCAGTACCCGCAATAG
- the ahcY gene encoding adenosylhomocysteinase, with product MARPTVDHDVRDLSLAQEGVKRIEWAAREMPVVGLIRQRFARERPLEGVRIAACLHITTETANLALCLRDGGAQLALCASNPLSTQDDVAAALVQEYGISVFAIRGEDEATYYQHIRRALAIIPHITMDDGADLVTTLHKEQPHLARQVLGGTEETTTGVIRLRAMAREGVLLYPIIAVNEAQTKHLFDNRYGTGQSTIDGITRATNILWAGKKVVVAGYGWCGRGVAMRARGLGAQVVVTEVDPVRALEAAMDGFMVMPMAEAAKVGDIFITLTGDVNVIDRPHLELMKDGAILANSGHFNVEINIPALEAMSQEKRRIRPHVDEYRLRDGRRLYLLAEGRLINLAAAEGHPASVMDMSFANQALAVEYLATREERLSPGVYDVPRELDEQVARLKLASMGITIDELTDEQRRYLSSWEEGT from the coding sequence ATGGCTCGCCCAACGGTGGATCACGATGTGCGCGACCTCTCCCTGGCCCAAGAGGGCGTGAAGCGCATCGAGTGGGCGGCAAGGGAGATGCCGGTGGTGGGCCTTATCCGCCAGCGCTTCGCCCGCGAAAGGCCCCTAGAAGGGGTTCGCATCGCTGCCTGCTTACACATCACCACTGAGACGGCCAACCTGGCCCTCTGCCTGCGGGACGGAGGGGCGCAGCTGGCCCTATGCGCCTCCAACCCCCTCTCCACCCAGGACGATGTGGCTGCCGCCCTGGTTCAGGAATATGGCATCTCCGTCTTCGCCATAAGGGGGGAGGACGAGGCCACCTATTACCAACACATACGCCGCGCCTTGGCTATCATCCCCCACATCACCATGGACGATGGGGCTGACCTGGTCACCACCCTCCACAAGGAGCAGCCCCACCTGGCGCGGCAGGTGCTGGGCGGCACCGAGGAGACCACCACCGGCGTCATCCGCCTGCGGGCCATGGCGCGTGAGGGTGTCCTCCTGTACCCCATCATCGCCGTCAACGAGGCCCAGACCAAGCACCTGTTCGACAACCGCTATGGCACGGGCCAGAGCACCATCGATGGTATCACCCGGGCCACCAACATCCTGTGGGCCGGGAAGAAGGTGGTGGTGGCTGGCTATGGCTGGTGCGGGCGGGGCGTAGCCATGCGCGCCCGCGGCCTTGGGGCCCAGGTGGTGGTCACCGAGGTGGACCCAGTGCGGGCCCTGGAGGCGGCCATGGATGGCTTCATGGTCATGCCCATGGCCGAGGCGGCCAAGGTGGGGGACATCTTCATCACCCTCACCGGCGATGTCAACGTCATCGACCGCCCCCACCTGGAGCTCATGAAGGACGGGGCCATCCTGGCCAACTCCGGCCACTTCAACGTGGAGATCAACATCCCCGCTCTGGAGGCCATGAGCCAGGAGAAGAGGCGAATACGCCCCCACGTGGACGAGTACCGGCTCCGCGACGGCCGCCGCCTCTACCTGCTAGCGGAGGGACGGCTCATCAACCTGGCAGCCGCTGAAGGCCATCCCGCCAGCGTCATGGACATGAGCTTCGCCAACCAGGCCTTGGCGGTGGAATATCTGGCCACCAGGGAGGAGAGGCTGTCCCCCGGCGTCTACGATGTCCCTCGCGAGCTGGACGAGCAGGTGGCCCGCCTTAAGCTAGCATCTATGGGCATCACCATCGACGAGCTCACGGATGAGCAACGACGTTATCTCTCCAGCTGGGAAGAAGGCACATGA
- a CDS encoding GNAT family N-acetyltransferase: protein MKEAVSLEHRPATYVVRWLKDRDLIRSLLLAHQAYAALAMAHLSPRLFPRSRYFLAQGEERWALLFYAHTEPTPLTLTLGDEGPLEALLRLHPGPRWTFLSLQTHHLAVAQRHFSLSQQHLMLRMRVDAESFTPPPPVPKVEVMRLSGRDVAAINRLYSAEGSATAYPPSVIDEGIYYGGMWDGKLVAIAGTHVVAPEEGVAVVGNVFTHPRFRGRGLATLVTGAVTRHLLDMCPQVYLTVDSQNLPAIAAYRRLGYRVECTLYETPALRRDLVGLLPLVRRLIARRRGGDQGAEIVIL from the coding sequence GTGAAAGAGGCCGTCTCGCTGGAGCATCGTCCCGCCACGTATGTGGTGCGGTGGTTGAAGGATAGGGATCTTATCCGCTCCCTACTCCTAGCCCACCAGGCCTATGCAGCCCTGGCCATGGCCCACCTCTCCCCCCGCCTCTTTCCCCGCAGCCGCTATTTCCTGGCCCAGGGGGAGGAGAGGTGGGCCCTCCTGTTCTACGCCCACACCGAGCCCACACCCCTCACCCTCACCCTGGGGGATGAAGGCCCCTTGGAGGCCCTTCTACGCCTCCACCCTGGGCCCCGCTGGACCTTTCTCTCCCTGCAGACGCACCACCTGGCGGTGGCCCAACGCCACTTCTCCCTCTCCCAGCAGCACCTCATGTTGCGGATGCGGGTGGACGCAGAAAGCTTCACCCCTCCCCCACCGGTGCCCAAGGTGGAGGTGATGCGCCTCAGTGGCAGGGACGTGGCAGCCATCAACCGCCTGTACAGCGCTGAAGGCAGCGCTACTGCCTACCCTCCCTCTGTCATCGATGAAGGCATATACTACGGGGGGATGTGGGATGGCAAGCTGGTGGCTATCGCCGGCACCCACGTGGTCGCCCCCGAGGAAGGGGTGGCAGTGGTGGGCAACGTCTTCACCCATCCCCGTTTCCGCGGCCGCGGCCTGGCCACGTTGGTGACGGGGGCGGTGACCCGCCACCTGCTGGACATGTGCCCACAAGTCTACCTGACGGTGGACTCCCAAAACCTCCCAGCCATCGCCGCCTATCGCCGCCTGGGGTACCGTGTGGAGTGCACCCTATACGAGACGCCGGCCCTTAGGCGTGACCTGGTAGGGCTTCTGCCCTTGGTGCGGCGGCTCATCGCCCGTCGGCGAGGGGGTGACCAGGGGGCCGAGATCGTCATATTATGA
- the rplM gene encoding 50S ribosomal protein L13, which produces MNLKRAKTYQPKERELVPYWHVVDAQGQVLGRLASHVARLLMGKHKPIYTPHLPVGDYVVVINAAKVRVTGRKLTQKLYRRHSGYMGGLKEISLRDMLARHPERVIELAVKRMLPKNRLGRKLLRRLKVYAGPQHPHEAQVRWSQRRLATSAGGEQGG; this is translated from the coding sequence ATGAACCTCAAGCGAGCCAAGACATATCAGCCTAAGGAGAGGGAGCTGGTGCCCTACTGGCATGTGGTGGACGCCCAGGGGCAGGTCTTGGGCCGCCTAGCCAGCCATGTGGCCCGTCTCCTAATGGGCAAGCACAAGCCCATCTATACACCTCACCTGCCGGTGGGGGACTACGTGGTGGTCATCAACGCTGCTAAGGTGCGCGTCACGGGAAGGAAGCTGACCCAGAAGCTTTATCGGCGGCATTCGGGCTATATGGGGGGGCTGAAGGAGATATCTCTGCGGGATATGCTAGCCCGTCACCCGGAGCGAGTCATCGAGCTGGCGGTGAAGCGCATGCTCCCCAAGAACCGCCTGGGGCGGAAGCTCCTGCGACGTCTGAAGGTATATGCCGGGCCCCAGCATCCGCACGAGGCCCAGGTGAGGTGGAGCCAGAGGCGGCTGGCCACCTCCGCCGGAGGTGAGCAGGGAGGATAG
- the metK gene encoding methionine adenosyltransferase, translated as MALTLMSAPSVLMTAESVTEGHPDKLCDQIADAILDEILEHDPSAHVACEVTATTGLVVILGEITTTHYINYDDVARRVIREVGYTKPEYQFDADSCGIIVSIKRQAPEIAKAVGEDEGAGDQGIMIGFACTETPELMPLPIMLAHRLCMRLAECRKKGIIPYLRPDGKSQVTIEYSYGEPKRAAAVVVAAQHDERDELGPITQERIRADVIEKVIRPVLGHWLDSQTDIHVNRSGSFILGGPAADTGLSGRKNIVDTYGSAARHGGGSFSGKDPSKVDRSATYAARWVAKNLVAAGLAERVEVELCYAIGHPQPVAVSVETFGTHKFDHGGLVEMVRQHFDLSPKGIITTLDLRRPIYRPIAAYGHFGRTDLDLPWERTDKAEALRRAAGLTQRA; from the coding sequence ATGGCGCTGACCCTTATGAGCGCACCATCGGTACTTATGACGGCGGAGTCCGTTACCGAAGGACACCCCGACAAGCTGTGCGACCAGATCGCCGACGCCATCTTGGACGAGATCCTGGAGCATGACCCCAGCGCCCACGTGGCCTGTGAGGTGACGGCCACCACCGGCCTCGTGGTCATCCTTGGCGAGATCACCACCACGCACTACATCAACTACGACGATGTAGCCCGCCGCGTCATCCGGGAGGTGGGCTACACCAAGCCTGAGTATCAGTTCGACGCCGACTCGTGTGGCATCATCGTCTCCATCAAGCGACAGGCGCCGGAGATCGCCAAGGCTGTGGGCGAGGACGAGGGGGCCGGCGACCAGGGCATCATGATCGGCTTCGCCTGCACCGAGACGCCGGAGCTGATGCCCCTGCCCATCATGTTGGCCCACCGCCTCTGCATGCGTCTGGCCGAATGCCGCAAGAAAGGCATCATCCCCTACCTGCGCCCTGATGGTAAGTCCCAGGTGACCATCGAGTACTCCTACGGCGAGCCCAAGCGGGCGGCAGCGGTGGTGGTCGCTGCCCAACACGACGAGCGGGATGAGCTTGGGCCCATCACCCAGGAGCGCATACGGGCCGATGTCATCGAAAAGGTGATAAGGCCTGTCCTAGGCCATTGGCTGGACTCCCAGACCGATATCCATGTCAACCGCAGCGGCAGCTTTATCCTAGGGGGGCCGGCGGCGGACACGGGCCTCTCAGGCCGCAAGAACATCGTGGACACTTACGGCTCTGCTGCCCGCCATGGGGGCGGCTCCTTCTCCGGCAAAGACCCATCCAAGGTGGACAGGTCGGCCACCTACGCCGCCCGCTGGGTGGCCAAGAACCTGGTAGCCGCCGGCCTGGCGGAGCGGGTGGAGGTGGAGCTGTGCTACGCCATTGGCCATCCCCAGCCAGTGGCCGTGTCGGTGGAGACCTTCGGCACCCATAAGTTCGACCACGGTGGGTTGGTGGAGATGGTGCGCCAGCACTTCGACCTCAGCCCCAAGGGCATCATCACCACCTTGGACCTCCGCCGGCCCATCTACCGGCCCATCGCTGCCTATGGCCACTTCGGCCGCACCGACCTCGACCTGCCCTGGGAGCGCACAGATAAGGCCGAGGCGTTGCGGCGGGCAGCTGGGCTAACTCAACGAGCTTGA
- the rpsI gene encoding 30S ribosomal protein S9 translates to MTVETTSELFRGPYVEGVGRRKTATARVRIFEVMGGQGGHIIVNGRPFTEVFPRLLHQLQIRRPLELTGTSQRFNVSVQVRGGGISGWAGAIAHGLARALVRWNSELRPILKQAGLLTRDPRVKERQKYGLKRARKAPQYSKR, encoded by the coding sequence ATGACGGTGGAGACCACTAGCGAGCTCTTCCGCGGCCCCTATGTGGAAGGGGTAGGGCGGCGGAAGACCGCCACTGCCCGGGTACGCATCTTCGAGGTCATGGGGGGCCAAGGAGGCCACATCATCGTCAATGGCCGCCCCTTCACAGAGGTGTTCCCCCGCCTGCTGCACCAGCTGCAGATCCGCCGCCCCCTGGAGCTCACGGGGACCAGCCAGCGCTTTAACGTTAGTGTGCAGGTGCGCGGCGGGGGCATATCTGGCTGGGCAGGGGCCATAGCCCACGGCCTAGCACGGGCCCTGGTGCGGTGGAATAGCGAGCTCCGACCCATCCTCAAGCAGGCGGGGCTCCTCACTCGCGACCCGCGGGTCAAGGAGCGTCAGAAGTACGGGCTCAAGCGGGCCCGCAAGGCGCCCCAGTACAGCAAGCGGTAG
- the truA gene encoding tRNA pseudouridine(38-40) synthase TruA, translated as MDERRIALLLEYEGTAYAGSQLQANAPTVQGALEEAIFRLTGERTRIAMAGRTDAGVHAKGQVASFRTGKPLPLRAFVEGLNHYLPEDIAVVEAAYVPLSFDVRRRARRRWYRYSIILRPARSPLWRRFAWHLPGPLDLESMARAAPAVEGEHDFAAFTHPAMAGRTVRRVFRCRLWWRGEKVFLDMEANAFLPQQVRRTVGALVEVGRGRLSPQAFEEMVRKGPPGAASWAAPPHGLCLMRIYYDEEIFGHEPQASQDISA; from the coding sequence GTGGACGAACGCCGTATCGCCCTTCTCCTAGAGTATGAAGGAACCGCTTACGCCGGCTCCCAGCTTCAGGCCAATGCACCCACCGTGCAGGGGGCCTTGGAGGAAGCCATCTTCCGCCTCACGGGAGAGAGGACACGTATAGCCATGGCCGGACGGACCGACGCCGGGGTGCATGCCAAGGGGCAAGTGGCCTCCTTCCGCACGGGAAAACCGTTGCCCCTGCGGGCCTTCGTAGAGGGGCTCAACCACTACCTGCCCGAGGATATAGCGGTGGTGGAGGCGGCATATGTACCCCTCTCCTTCGATGTGCGACGTCGGGCCCGCCGGCGGTGGTACAGGTACTCCATCATCCTGCGTCCTGCTCGCTCCCCCCTGTGGCGACGTTTCGCTTGGCACCTGCCGGGGCCTCTGGACCTGGAGTCCATGGCCCGTGCGGCCCCCGCCGTGGAGGGGGAGCACGATTTCGCTGCCTTCACCCACCCAGCCATGGCTGGCAGGACGGTGCGACGCGTCTTCCGCTGTCGCTTATGGTGGCGTGGGGAGAAGGTTTTCCTGGACATGGAGGCTAACGCCTTCCTCCCCCAGCAGGTGCGACGGACAGTGGGGGCCCTGGTGGAGGTGGGGAGGGGGCGCCTTTCCCCCCAGGCCTTTGAGGAGATGGTGCGCAAAGGGCCACCGGGGGCTGCCTCCTGGGCTGCCCCCCCTCACGGACTGTGCCTCATGCGGATATACTATGACGAGGAGATATTCGGCCATGAACCTCAAGCGAGCCAAGACATATCAGCCTAA